Proteins from one Streptomyces genisteinicus genomic window:
- a CDS encoding cytochrome P450: protein MDHTSNARDTTLASAGGCPVDHSAPAASTTVPSSSLPLVESSRLRQVLGIWARPEPFLKQCRAAYGSRFRVKIIPGIRIHVISAPEDVKRMFLAPRDVLHTGSSNGPIEKWTGQNGLAWLDEDAHTARRRAVMPSFRGDALKRVERAVYQLAKETVASWPRDRAVSVHPYAHRYTTQVIMEVLFGEHRPSCEDEMFREVMKMLEFNSRPASMTMFHRMPAWRVTMLRLLRPNGVNEFLTRRDRVHRMVDAAIDERVRSGAEGDDLLGVMLGITHADGSRPSRVEMRDEIMTQFLAGTETTAAAICWSMEFLTRHPEVVERLRAEIEAGESDEYLTAVVHEVLRLGPPIQQIVPREVVRQVDIGGVRYEPGDRLWASAYLLNRDEHNYPDPDAFKPERFLGVKPGSHTWIPFGGGHTRCLGDRIAFVELKATLTEILTTLDVERAEAAPEPAHSRTVVNIPKKGARMIFRPRAVRSSAGAR from the coding sequence ATGGACCACACCAGCAACGCCCGTGACACGACTCTCGCCTCCGCGGGCGGGTGCCCGGTCGACCACTCCGCGCCCGCCGCGAGCACGACCGTCCCGTCGTCCTCGCTGCCCTTGGTGGAGTCGTCCCGGCTGCGCCAGGTGCTCGGCATCTGGGCCCGCCCCGAGCCGTTCCTCAAGCAGTGCCGCGCCGCGTACGGCAGCCGGTTCCGCGTCAAGATCATTCCCGGTATCCGCATCCACGTCATCTCGGCGCCCGAGGACGTGAAGCGGATGTTCCTCGCCCCCCGCGACGTGCTGCACACCGGTTCCAGCAACGGCCCCATCGAGAAGTGGACCGGCCAGAACGGGCTCGCCTGGCTCGACGAGGACGCCCACACCGCGAGGCGGCGCGCCGTGATGCCGAGCTTCCGCGGCGACGCGCTCAAGCGCGTCGAGCGGGCCGTCTACCAGCTCGCGAAGGAGACCGTCGCCTCCTGGCCGCGGGACCGGGCCGTCTCCGTGCACCCGTACGCCCACCGCTACACCACCCAGGTCATCATGGAGGTCCTCTTCGGCGAGCACCGCCCCTCCTGCGAGGACGAGATGTTCCGGGAGGTGATGAAGATGCTGGAGTTCAACTCCCGGCCCGCCTCCATGACGATGTTCCACCGGATGCCGGCCTGGCGGGTCACGATGCTGCGCCTGCTGCGCCCCAACGGCGTCAACGAGTTCCTGACCCGCCGCGACCGGGTCCACCGCATGGTCGACGCGGCCATCGACGAGCGGGTGCGCTCCGGCGCCGAGGGCGACGACCTGCTCGGCGTCATGCTCGGCATCACCCATGCCGACGGCTCCAGGCCCAGCCGCGTCGAGATGCGCGACGAGATCATGACCCAGTTCCTGGCCGGCACCGAGACCACCGCCGCCGCGATCTGCTGGTCCATGGAGTTCCTCACCCGCCACCCGGAGGTCGTCGAGCGCCTGCGCGCCGAGATCGAGGCCGGCGAGAGCGACGAGTACCTGACCGCCGTCGTCCACGAGGTGCTGCGGCTCGGGCCGCCGATCCAGCAGATCGTGCCCCGCGAGGTCGTCCGGCAGGTCGACATCGGCGGCGTCCGCTACGAGCCCGGCGACCGTCTGTGGGCCAGCGCCTACCTGCTCAACCGGGACGAGCACAACTACCCCGACCCGGACGCGTTCAAGCCGGAGCGCTTCCTCGGGGTCAAGCCCGGCTCGCACACCTGGATACCGTTCGGCGGCGGGCACACCCGCTGCCTCGGCGACCGCATCGCGTTCGTCGAACTGAAGGCGACCCTCACCGAGATCCTCACCACCCTCGACGTGGAACGCGCCGAGGCCGCACCGGAACCCGCCCACAGCCGCACGGTCGTCAACATCCCGAAGAAGGGCGCCCGGATGATCTTCCGGCCGCGCGCGGTCCGGTCCTCGGCCGGCGCGCGCTGA
- a CDS encoding DUF2867 domain-containing protein, whose product MRLPDTAFTERPWRVHEFIEDFEIEDVWRLDTPGGPDGLARLVSQFDSDGADFKPSPMYKLLFAIRWRLGAILKWDGKEHGLGPRNPSLRDRLPDDLRDGPRGPDMKVVPLKSVYQSKDEWVTEVVNKTVHAAMHIGWVDDGRGGHHAVMAILVKKKGTLGKIYMPLILPFRRVFVTPSLVKAIGRSWHTRTAS is encoded by the coding sequence ATGAGGCTCCCCGACACCGCGTTCACCGAGCGGCCGTGGAGGGTCCACGAGTTCATCGAGGACTTCGAGATCGAGGACGTCTGGCGCCTGGACACCCCCGGGGGTCCGGACGGCCTGGCGCGTCTCGTCAGCCAGTTCGACAGCGACGGGGCCGACTTCAAGCCCTCGCCGATGTACAAGCTGCTGTTCGCGATCCGCTGGCGGCTCGGAGCGATCCTCAAGTGGGACGGCAAGGAGCACGGCCTCGGGCCGCGGAACCCCTCCCTGCGCGACCGGCTGCCGGACGACCTGCGGGACGGCCCGCGCGGCCCGGACATGAAGGTCGTGCCGCTGAAGTCGGTCTACCAGTCGAAGGACGAGTGGGTGACCGAGGTCGTCAACAAGACCGTCCACGCCGCGATGCACATCGGCTGGGTCGACGACGGCCGGGGCGGCCACCACGCGGTGATGGCGATCCTGGTCAAGAAGAAGGGCACCCTGGGGAAGATCTACATGCCGCTGATCCTGCCGTTCCGGCGGGTCTTCGTCACCCCCTCCCTGGTCAAGGCCATCGGCCGCTCCTGGCACACCCGCACCGCGAGCTGA
- a CDS encoding MFS transporter, with protein sequence MSGVRGSGGRGRHRRTGKPERGTGGGALRRGLSIAVVLIGVFISAVDMLIVNIAFPSMQESFPSATLTGLSWVMSAYAITFAALLLPSGRWADRSGRKQVFLLGLGLFTGVSAVCAAAPSLEVLVAARAVQGVGAAMMAPSSLGLLLGLFAPEKRGIAIGLWTAVGGVGSAAALPLGGLLAEIDWRWVFVVNLPLGTLAVLIGAWSLRRSVKEEGPVPDLLGSAVLAVSVAAVVATIAQGQAWGWTSGEVAGLSVAGALGLFWTVRRSLGHPAPVFEPELLKVRSVALGNVATGFFFMGVGAMALSTIMFLTQVWQHSTLRGAMEIAPGPVCAALCAVPSGILAVRHGVHLVGPVGAAAFGGGGLWWAYALDGTPDFTGHFLPGSIVGGIGFGLILPALAASATLSLPPERVATGTGMSSMSRQIGMAVGVSVVAAVLVGRPGLTSFRAAFLIMAGAAFVSGLALYAIGPVRRPAPTGTAAVPQPAPLTRATTR encoded by the coding sequence ATGAGCGGCGTACGGGGGAGCGGCGGCCGGGGCCGGCACCGCCGCACAGGGAAACCGGAGCGGGGCACGGGCGGCGGGGCACTGCGCAGAGGACTGTCGATCGCGGTCGTCCTCATCGGGGTGTTCATCTCCGCGGTGGACATGCTGATCGTGAACATCGCCTTCCCCAGCATGCAGGAGTCGTTCCCCTCGGCCACCCTCACCGGCCTGTCCTGGGTGATGAGCGCCTACGCGATCACGTTCGCCGCGCTGCTGCTGCCGAGCGGCCGCTGGGCGGACCGCTCCGGACGCAAGCAGGTCTTCCTGCTCGGGCTCGGGCTGTTCACGGGCGTGTCGGCGGTGTGCGCGGCGGCGCCCTCGCTGGAGGTGCTCGTCGCCGCCCGCGCCGTCCAGGGCGTCGGCGCCGCCATGATGGCGCCCAGCTCGCTCGGCCTGCTGCTGGGCCTGTTCGCCCCGGAGAAGCGCGGCATCGCGATCGGGCTGTGGACGGCCGTCGGCGGCGTCGGCTCGGCCGCCGCGCTGCCGCTCGGCGGACTCCTCGCCGAGATCGACTGGCGCTGGGTCTTCGTGGTGAACCTGCCGCTGGGGACGCTGGCCGTGCTGATCGGCGCCTGGTCGCTGCGCCGCTCCGTCAAGGAGGAGGGCCCGGTGCCCGACCTCCTCGGCAGCGCGGTGCTCGCCGTCTCCGTCGCCGCGGTCGTCGCCACCATCGCCCAGGGCCAGGCCTGGGGGTGGACGAGCGGCGAGGTCGCCGGCCTCTCGGTGGCCGGCGCGCTGGGCCTGTTCTGGACGGTGCGCCGCTCGCTGGGGCATCCGGCGCCGGTCTTCGAACCGGAGCTGCTGAAGGTCAGGTCCGTCGCCCTCGGCAACGTCGCGACCGGCTTCTTCTTCATGGGCGTCGGCGCGATGGCCCTGTCCACGATCATGTTCCTCACCCAGGTCTGGCAGCACTCGACCCTGCGCGGCGCGATGGAGATCGCGCCCGGTCCGGTGTGCGCCGCCCTGTGCGCCGTGCCCAGCGGCATCCTCGCCGTCCGCCACGGCGTCCACCTGGTCGGACCCGTCGGGGCCGCCGCCTTCGGAGGCGGCGGACTGTGGTGGGCGTACGCCCTCGACGGCACCCCCGACTTCACCGGGCACTTCCTGCCGGGGTCGATCGTCGGCGGCATCGGGTTCGGCCTGATCCTGCCCGCCCTCGCCGCGTCGGCGACGCTCTCCCTGCCGCCGGAGCGGGTGGCCACCGGCACCGGCATGTCCTCGATGTCCCGTCAGATCGGCATGGCCGTCGGCGTCTCGGTCGTCGCCGCCGTGCTCGTCGGACGGCCCGGCCTCACCTCCTTCCGCGCCGCGTTCCTGATCATGGCCGGCGCCGCCTTCGTCAGCGGGCTCGCCCTGTACGCGATCGGCCCGGTGCGGCGCCCCGCGCCCACCGGCACCGCCGCCGTGCCGCAGCCCGCGCCCCTGACCCGAGCGACCACGAGATAA